Within Pseudomonas paeninsulae, the genomic segment TGGCGGTGGACAAGACCGAAGTGACCATCTATTGCATCGCGCCGAAAGGCGAGGGCGCCGAGGCCCGCGCCCGGCGTATCCGGCAGTACGAAGACTTCTTCAATGTCAGCGGCATGGCGACTCCAGACGATCTGGAAGAGTTCCGTGCCTGCCAGCAGGGCTTCGCCGGTCGCGCCATGGAGTGGAACGACATGTCCCGTGGCTGCGAGCACTGGGTCGAGGGCGCCGACGAGTCGGCCAAGGAAATCGATCTGCATCCGCTGATGAGCGGCGTGCGCACCGAAGACGAGGGTCTGTTCGTGCTGCAGCATCATTACTGGCAGCAGCAGATGATCAAGGCCCTGCAGGAACAGCAGGATCAATTGATTCACGTGGAGGGCGCGTAAATGAGCCTGACATACGAAGCCGCGCGTGACTTCCTCTACCGTGAAGCGCGCTACCTCGACGACAAGCAGTGGGATGAGTGGCTGGAGCTGTATGCCAGCGACGCGACCTTCTGGATGCCGGCCTGGGATGACCGCGACCAGCTGGTGGAGAACCCGCAGACCGAAATCTCGCTGATCTGGTACGGCAACCGCAGCGGTCTGGAAGACCGCGTGTTCCGCATCCGCACCGAACGCTCCAGTGCCACCATTCCGGATACACGCACCTCGCACAACATCAGCAACATCGAGCTAATCGAGCAGGCCGATGGCGTGTGCAAGCTGCGTTTCAACTGGCACACCATGAGCTTTCGCTACAAGGTCGTCGACCACTTCTACGGCACCAGCTTCTACAGCCTCGACACCAGCGGGCCGAACCCGCTGATCAAGGCCAAGAAGGTGGTTCTGAAGAACGACTACGTGCGGCAGATCATCGACGTCTATCACCTATAAGACCCGGTTCGGAGCCTGCGCTGGCACGGATCATGGGCGGGGAGAGCACTGGCTCTCCTGGCCTCGGGTGCCCCTGCACGAATGATGCTCCGCCTGCGGTTTGACAACTGACTTTGTTAAAGCGAGGTGCGCCATGAGCCACAAGATCGCATTGAATTTCGAAGACGGGGTCACCCGTTTCATTGACGCCACTGTTGGCGAGACCGTCGCCGATGCGGCATATCGCCAGGGCATCAATATCCCGCTGGATTGCCGCGACGGCGCCTGTGGTGCCTGCAAGTGTTTCGCCGAAGCCGGTCAGTACGACCTCGGCGAGGAATACGTCGAAGACGCCCTCAGCGAAGAAGAAGCCGAGCAGGGTTATGTGCTGACCTGTCAGATGCGCGCCGAAAGCGATTGTGTGGTGCGCGTGCCGGCCTCCAGCGAGGTGTGCAAGACCCAGCAGGCCAGCTACAAGGCGGCGATCAGCGCGGTGCGTCAGCTCTCCGACAGCACCATCGCCCTGTCGATCAAGGGCGAGGCGCTGAGCAAGCTGGCGTTCCTCCCAGGCCAGTACGTCAACCTGCAGGTGCCGGGCAGCGAGCAGAGCCGCGCCTATTCGTTCAGCACCCTGCAGAAGGACGGCGAAGTCAGCTTCCTGATCCGCAACGTGCCGGGCGGCTTGATGAGCAGCTTCCTCACTGGCCTGGCCAAGGCCGGCGACAGCATGACCCTGGCGGGTCCCTTGGGCAGCTTCTACCTGCGCGAAATCAAGCGGCCGCTGTTGCTGCTGGCCGGCGGCACCGGCCTGGCGCCGTTTACCGCGATGCTCGAGAAGGTTGCCGAGCAGGGCAGTGCGCATCCGCTGCACCTGATCTACGGGGTGACCAACGATTTCGACCTGGTCGAGATGGACAAGCTCGAGGCCCTGGCCGCGCGCATTGCCAACTTCACCTACAGCGCCTGCGTGGCCAGCCCGGACAGCAGCTATCCACTCAAGGGCTACGTCACTCAGCACATCGCGCCCAAGCATCTCAACGACGGCGATGTGGATGTCTACCTGTGCGGTCCGCCGCCGATGGTCGAGGCGGTCAGCAGCTACATCCGCGAACAAGGCGTGCAGCCGGCCAACTTCTATTACGAGAAGTTCGCCGCCAGCGCCTAGGGGCTCCTTTGGTCCGCTTACTAGTTAGGCGGGCCTGTTTTATTCGCGGCGCGGGCCGGAGCCCGCGGCCACTGGTCGGCGATGCGCCGCCAGCCTTCATCGAGGTCGGGACTATGAGTATGCGTTTTCAACACAAGGTCGCCGTGGTCACCGGCGCCGCCCAGGGCATCGGTCGCCGCGTGGCCGAACGCATGGCCGAGGAGGGCGCGCGGCTGCTGCTGGTCGATCGTTCCGAGTTGGTGCATGAACTGGCCGATGAGCTGGCTGGCGTCGCTGAAGTGCTGACCCTGACCGCCGATCTCGAGCAGTTCGCCGAGTGTCAGCGCGTGATGGCCGCGGCGCTCGAACGTTTCGGTCGCCTGGACATCCTGATCAATAACGTCGGCGGCACCATCTGGGCCAAACCGTTCGAGCACTACCAGGCGCATGAGATCGAGGCCGAAG encodes:
- the benB gene encoding benzoate 1,2-dioxygenase small subunit, encoding MSLTYEAARDFLYREARYLDDKQWDEWLELYASDATFWMPAWDDRDQLVENPQTEISLIWYGNRSGLEDRVFRIRTERSSATIPDTRTSHNISNIELIEQADGVCKLRFNWHTMSFRYKVVDHFYGTSFYSLDTSGPNPLIKAKKVVLKNDYVRQIIDVYHL
- the benC gene encoding benzoate 1,2-dioxygenase electron transfer component BenC, which produces MSHKIALNFEDGVTRFIDATVGETVADAAYRQGINIPLDCRDGACGACKCFAEAGQYDLGEEYVEDALSEEEAEQGYVLTCQMRAESDCVVRVPASSEVCKTQQASYKAAISAVRQLSDSTIALSIKGEALSKLAFLPGQYVNLQVPGSEQSRAYSFSTLQKDGEVSFLIRNVPGGLMSSFLTGLAKAGDSMTLAGPLGSFYLREIKRPLLLLAGGTGLAPFTAMLEKVAEQGSAHPLHLIYGVTNDFDLVEMDKLEALAARIANFTYSACVASPDSSYPLKGYVTQHIAPKHLNDGDVDVYLCGPPPMVEAVSSYIREQGVQPANFYYEKFAASA